The Monomorium pharaonis isolate MP-MQ-018 unplaced genomic scaffold, ASM1337386v2 scaffold_371, whole genome shotgun sequence genome has a window encoding:
- the LOC105839600 gene encoding dihydrolipoyllysine-residue succinyltransferase component of 2-oxoglutarate dehydrogenase complex, mitochondrial: MAAILSNCSRFAPRVITRSSVLRAEVARSLCSQGRTVVIHAERVSNAKALLCKKYKASYCWINQTRHIRSTSALWEIREVVVPAFAESVSEGDVRWEKKVGDQVKEDDVLCEIETDKTSVPVPSPGSGVIKELFVKDGDTVKPGQKLCTIDIGATGGATAEPAPAKKPAPAAAAPKPTAAAPPTAAPSPPPSAAPPPPPRQPIPPPAAQPPPQQSPIASMPVAAIKHAQSLESAKVQLPPTDYSREIIGTRTEQRVKMSRMRQRIADRLKDAQNTTAMLTTFNEIDMSRIIEFRKKHQEAFVKKYGIKLGFMSPFVAASAYALKDQPVVNAVIDGAEIIYRDYIDISVAVATPKGLVVPVLRSVENKNFAEIEIALAALGDKAKKGKITVEDMDGGTFTISNGGVFGSLLGTPIINPPQSAILGMHGVFDRPIAVKGEVVIRPMMYVALTYDHRLIDGREAVMFLRKIKDAVEDPRVILAGL; the protein is encoded by the exons ATGGCCGCGATTCTGTCCAATTGTTCGCGGTTCGCGCCTCGCGTGATCACGCGGAGCAGCGTGTTGCGGGCCGAG GTTGCAAGATCATTGTGTAGTCAAG ggCGCACTGTAGTTATCCACGCCGAACGTGTGTCCAATGCCAAAGCTTTATT atgcaaaaaatacaaagcAAGCTATTGTTGGATAAATCAAACGAGACACATACGTTCGACTTCAGCgttat GGGAGATAAGGGAGGTTGTAGTCCCTGCGTTTGCCGAAAGTGTCAGCGAGGGCGACGTGAGGTGGGAGAAGAAGGTCGGCGATCAGGTGAAGGAAGACGATGTCCTCTGCGAAATCGAAACGGACAAG ACTTCGGTTCCTGTACCATCGCCCGGGTCCGGTGTCATAAAAGAGCTCTTCGTTAAGGATGGTGATACAGTGAAGCCAGGGCAGAAGTTGTGTACCATCGACATCGGTGCGACCGGTGGTGCGACCGCCGAACCTGCGCCGGCGAAGAAGCCGGCACCCGCCGCGGCCGCACCGAAGCCTACCGCGGCAGCGCCGCCGACCGCGGCACCATCGCCACCTCCGAGTGCGGCGCCTCCGCCACCACCGAGACAGCCGATTCCACCGCCTGCTGCTCAACCGCCACCTCAACAGTCACCTATCGCGTCCATGCCAGTCGCGGCTATCAAGCACGCCCAG TCGCTGGAGAGCGCGAAGGTTCAGCTACCTCCCACTGATTACTCGCGCGAGATAATCGGCACGAGAACGGAGCAACGAGTAAAGATGAGCAGAATGCGCCAACGTATTGCGGACCGTCTGAAGGATGCGCAAAACACGACCGCTATGTTGACCACGTTTAACGAGATTGACATGAG TCGCAttattgaatttcgaaaaaagcATCAAGAAGCGTTTGTGAAAAAATACGGTATCAAACTCGGATTTATGAGTCCATTTGTTGCGGCCAGTGCTTACGCTCTGAAAGATCAGCCCGTGGTGAATGCCGTGATAGATGGTGCTGAGATAATATATAGagattatatagatattagtGTGGCGGTCGCGACGCCGAAAGGACTCGTCGTACCAGTACTTCGCAGTGTGGAGAACAAAAACTTCGCCGAGATCGAGATCGCTTTGGCCGCTCTGGGCGACAAAGCTAAGAAGGGGAAAATCACCGTCGAAGACATGGACGGTGGCACCTTCACAATAAGTAACGGCGGCGTTTTCGGCTCGTTACTGGGAACTCCCATCATCAATCCGCCGCAGAGCGCGATCCTCGGGATGCATGGCGTCTTTGACAGACCAATTGCTGTCAAGGGAGAG GTTGTCATTCGGCCCATGATGTACGTAGCCTTGACATACGATCATCGGTTGATCGACGGACGTGAGGCTGTGATGTTCCTGAGAAAAATCAAAGACGCCGTGGAGGATCCTAGAGTCATCTTAGCTGGTCTTTAA